Proteins from a single region of Sphingomonas sp.:
- a CDS encoding SH3 domain-containing protein, with protein MMVNRRMRIVGWVVLALVALGMAIPVAMAQQKPPYFASIDADKARMRTGPGRNYPSSWLYQRRDLPIKVIDIYGEWRKIEDPDGTQGWMLVNLLSPTRTAMVTGTVTEMRAAPNFNARINWRAAPGVVGRISKCSAGWCWFDVRGRGGYVEQSHIWGMEPGEALN; from the coding sequence ATGATGGTGAATCGGCGCATGCGGATCGTGGGTTGGGTGGTGCTGGCGCTGGTCGCGCTCGGCATGGCGATCCCGGTGGCGATGGCGCAGCAGAAGCCGCCCTATTTCGCATCGATCGACGCGGACAAGGCGCGGATGCGAACCGGGCCGGGCCGCAACTATCCGTCGAGCTGGCTCTATCAGCGCCGCGATCTGCCGATCAAGGTGATCGATATCTATGGCGAGTGGCGCAAGATCGAGGATCCGGACGGCACCCAGGGCTGGATGCTGGTCAACCTGCTGAGTCCGACGCGTACCGCGATGGTGACCGGCACGGTGACCGAGATGCGCGCCGCCCCCAATTTCAATGCGCGGATCAACTGGCGCGCGGCACCGGGCGTGGTCGGGCGGATCAGTAAATGCTCGGCTGGCTGGTGCTGGTTCGATGTGCGCGGGCGCGGCGGCTATGTCGAGCAGTCGCATATCTGGGGCATGGAGCCCGGCGAAGCGCTGAACTGA
- a CDS encoding LuxR C-terminal-related transcriptional regulator gives MTARRQRGRPAYPDILTPAEWRVAHAARHGLTNRQIAERQRISIDGVKFHLANILLKLGIARRQDLVGWPGMPLRPAARETEMTEPSSASGPLVPPGFTRLFPYIFAANARAYLDFLADGLGGETIDIHASPDGVVRNAHVRFGDTTIMVSEASEEYPPSRGTIYLYVADAEAAMDRAIAAGGEQVTAVGFRPYGENQGGVRDPSGNIWWLSQRLAPGGY, from the coding sequence ATGACCGCAAGGCGCCAGCGCGGAAGGCCCGCCTATCCGGACATCCTGACCCCGGCCGAATGGCGTGTCGCCCACGCGGCGCGTCATGGCTTGACCAACCGCCAGATCGCCGAACGGCAGCGGATCAGTATCGACGGCGTCAAGTTCCACCTCGCCAATATCCTGCTCAAGCTCGGGATAGCGCGGCGGCAGGATCTTGTTGGCTGGCCAGGCATGCCGCTCCGTCCCGCAGCCAGGGAAACCGAAATGACCGAACCCTCCTCCGCCAGCGGGCCGCTCGTCCCGCCCGGCTTCACGCGACTCTTCCCTTATATCTTCGCCGCGAACGCCCGCGCCTATCTCGACTTCCTCGCCGATGGGCTGGGCGGCGAAACCATCGATATCCACGCCTCGCCCGATGGCGTGGTCCGCAACGCGCATGTCCGCTTCGGCGACACCACGATCATGGTCAGCGAAGCGAGCGAGGAATATCCGCCGTCGCGGGGCACGATCTACCTCTATGTCGCGGACGCCGAGGCCGCGATGGACCGTGCGATCGCGGCGGGAGGCGAACAGGTCACGGCGGTTGGCTTTCGTCCCTATGGCGAGAATCAGGGCGGGGTTCGCGATCCCTCGGGCAATATCTGGTGGCTGTCGCAACGCCTCGCGCCGGGCGGTTACTGA
- a CDS encoding acetyl-CoA C-acyltransferase, with product MSADDIVIASYARTPMGSFQGSLTDASATDLGAAAVGAAVERAGLKGDAIERIYMGCVLPAGLGQAPARQAALKAGLPQHIEATTLNKMCGSGMQAAIMAAEALAAGSIDVLVAGGMESMTNAPYLSMRHRGGARIGHDVLKDHMYLDGLEDAYEPGRLMGSFAEETAQHYQFTREAQDNYAIASLERAQKAQKTGAFDREITPVEVKGRKGVTTVTLDEQPAKGDASKIPTLKPAFSKDGTITAANASSISDGAAAMVMTRMSVAEKLGLTPIARIVSHAGHAHAPSLFTTAPVFAMRKALEKAGWSVGDVDLFEVNEAFACVAMIAMHDLGIPHDKINIHGGATALGHPIGASGARVMATLLSALETTGQKRGLASLCIGGGEATAVAVELLD from the coding sequence ATGTCCGCCGACGATATCGTCATCGCTTCCTACGCCCGCACCCCGATGGGCAGCTTTCAGGGCAGCCTGACCGACGCCAGCGCCACCGATCTCGGCGCGGCCGCAGTCGGTGCGGCGGTCGAACGCGCAGGCCTCAAGGGCGATGCCATCGAGCGCATCTATATGGGCTGCGTCCTCCCCGCCGGCCTCGGCCAGGCCCCCGCGCGTCAGGCGGCGCTCAAGGCGGGCCTGCCGCAGCACATCGAAGCGACCACCCTCAACAAGATGTGCGGCTCTGGCATGCAAGCCGCAATCATGGCCGCCGAAGCGCTGGCGGCAGGCTCGATCGACGTGCTCGTCGCGGGCGGCATGGAGAGCATGACCAACGCGCCCTATCTGTCGATGCGTCACCGCGGCGGCGCGCGCATCGGCCATGATGTGCTCAAGGATCACATGTATCTCGATGGTCTCGAAGACGCTTATGAGCCCGGCCGCCTGATGGGCAGCTTCGCCGAAGAGACGGCGCAGCACTATCAGTTCACCCGCGAGGCGCAGGACAATTACGCTATCGCCTCGCTGGAGCGGGCGCAAAAGGCGCAGAAGACCGGTGCCTTCGATCGCGAGATCACACCGGTCGAGGTCAAGGGCCGCAAGGGCGTCACCACCGTCACCCTCGACGAGCAGCCGGCCAAGGGCGACGCCTCGAAAATCCCGACCCTCAAGCCCGCCTTCTCCAAGGACGGCACGATCACCGCCGCCAACGCCTCCTCGATCTCGGACGGCGCCGCGGCGATGGTGATGACGCGCATGTCAGTCGCCGAGAAGCTCGGCCTCACTCCCATCGCGCGCATCGTCAGCCATGCCGGCCATGCCCACGCCCCGTCACTGTTCACCACCGCCCCGGTGTTCGCGATGCGCAAGGCACTGGAAAAGGCGGGCTGGTCGGTCGGCGATGTCGACCTGTTCGAAGTCAACGAGGCATTTGCCTGCGTGGCGATGATCGCGATGCACGATCTCGGCATCCCGCATGACAAGATCAACATCCACGGCGGCGCCACCGCGCTCGGCCACCCGATCGGCGCCAGCGGCGCCCGCGTCATGGCGACGCTCCTCTCGGCGCTGGAGACCACCGGCCAGAAGCGCGGCCTCGCCTCGCTCTGCATCGGCGGCGGAGAAGCGACGGCGGTGGCCGTGGAACTGCTGGACTGA
- a CDS encoding A24 family peptidase, protein MTEAWIWPAGLGLLGLVLGSFIATLVIRWPEGRSVSKGRSECDSCGKKLVPVELVPVLSYMLQRGRCRGCGGLVAPSHLVIELLGCAVGVMAGWAAPGIAGAFGAVLGWMLLALAALDYAAFWLPNALTLALALGGLAQGLLTRAPPPLDERLIGGVAGFAVLWLVAMAYRAVRGRHGLGGGDPKMLGALGLWFGWMTLPFLVLFACFYGLIGVAAIGLARRGVSGATKLPFGVLLALGAWTCWMMNQVPAQIVTVSVPLPPE, encoded by the coding sequence ATGACTGAGGCTTGGATCTGGCCGGCCGGGCTGGGGCTGCTCGGGCTGGTGCTGGGGAGCTTCATCGCGACATTGGTGATCCGCTGGCCGGAGGGGCGGAGCGTATCCAAGGGGCGTTCCGAATGTGATTCGTGCGGGAAGAAGCTGGTGCCGGTGGAGCTGGTGCCGGTGCTGAGCTATATGCTGCAGCGCGGGCGGTGCCGGGGATGCGGGGGGCTGGTCGCACCGTCGCATCTAGTGATCGAGCTGCTTGGGTGCGCGGTGGGCGTGATGGCCGGTTGGGCGGCACCGGGGATTGCGGGCGCGTTCGGCGCGGTGCTGGGGTGGATGCTGCTCGCGCTGGCCGCGCTGGATTATGCCGCATTCTGGTTGCCCAATGCGCTGACGCTTGCGCTGGCGCTGGGCGGACTGGCCCAGGGATTGCTGACTCGGGCTCCGCCGCCGCTGGACGAGCGGCTGATCGGCGGCGTGGCCGGCTTTGCGGTGCTGTGGCTGGTGGCGATGGCGTATCGCGCGGTGCGTGGACGGCATGGCCTAGGCGGTGGCGACCCCAAGATGCTGGGTGCGCTGGGGCTGTGGTTCGGCTGGATGACGCTACCATTTTTGGTGCTGTTCGCATGTTTCTATGGCTTGATAGGCGTGGCCGCGATCGGGCTGGCGCGGCGCGGCGTGAGCGGAGCTACCAAGTTGCCGTTTGGCGTGTTGCTGGCGCTTGGTGCATGGACGTGCTGGATGATGAACCAGGTGCCGGCGCAGATCGTCACGGTCAGCGTCCCATTGCCGCCGGAGTGA